One part of the Alkalispirochaeta americana genome encodes these proteins:
- a CDS encoding IS3 family transposase produces EEFIDQLDRYIRWYNERRVKLSLGGLSPVEYRQAIGKAA; encoded by the coding sequence GAAGAGTTCATTGATCAACTGGATCGGTATATTCGGTGGTATAATGAACGGCGTGTAAAGCTATCCCTCGGGGGTCTGAGTCCGGTTGAATACCGTCAGGCCATCGGAAAAGCAGCGTAA